One window of Ziziphus jujuba cultivar Dongzao chromosome 5, ASM3175591v1 genomic DNA carries:
- the LOC107421370 gene encoding gibberellin 20 oxidase 1-D — MVSNPVQPLKPSNEKEDKGLVFDSSVLQHESNIPSQFIWPDHEKPGSDAPELEVPPIDLKGFLSGDSLAISNASWLVNEACRKHGFFHVVNHGVDPQLIEEAHKYMDLFFGMALSEKQKAQRKIGEHCGYASSFTGRFTSKLPWKETLSLRYCPDEQSSNIVEDYIVNVLGEDFRPFGKVYQEYCEAMNTLALQIMELFGVSLGVGKEYFREFYENNDSIMRLNYYPKCQKPDETLGTGPHCDPTSLTILHQDQVGGLQVLVDDKWHSIIPLHNAFVVNIGDTFMALSNGIFKSCLHRAVVNSTSVRKSLAFFLCPNKEKVVIPPRSLVNSPNPRLYPDFTWPTLLEFTQKHYRADMTTLIAFSDWINRQDQMKSVL, encoded by the exons atggtaagCAATCCAGTCCAGCCTCTGAAGCCATCGaatgaaaaggaagacaagGGTTTGGTTTTCGACTCATCGGTTCTTCAACACGAATCTAACATTCCATCGCAGTTCATTTGGCCGGACCACGAAAAGCCAGGCTCCGATGCACCAGAACTTGAAGTACCACCAATTGACTTGAAAGGCTTTCTCAGTGGAGACAGCCTGGCAATCTCAAATGCATCTTGGTTGGTCAATGAGGCATGCAGGAAACATGGTTTCTTTCATGTTGTCAACCATGGAGTCGATCCCCAGCTTATTGAGGAAGCTCACAAGTACATGGACTTGTTCTTCGGTATGGCACTTTCAGAGAAGCAAAAAGCTCAGAGGAAGATTGGTGAGCATTGTGGATATGCTAGTAGCTTCACTGGGAGGTTCACCTCCAAACTTCCATGGAAAGAAACACTTTCTCTCCGATACTGCCCTGATGAGCAGTCCTCAAACATTGTTGAGGATTATATTGTCAATGTATTGGGTGAAGATTTCAGACCATTTGG GAAGGTGTACCAGGAGTATTGTGAAGCCATGAACACGCTCGCTCTTCAAATCATGGAGCTATTTGGAGTGAGCCTTGGTGTTGGAAAAGAGTACTTCAGAGAATTCTACGAGAACAACGATTCCATAATGCGATTGAATTACTATCCAAAATGTCAAAAACCGGATGAAACACTGGGTACAGGGCCTCATTGCGATCCAACTTCCTTAACAATCCTTCACCAGGATCAAGTTGGCGGCCTTCAAGTACTTGTAGACGATAAATGGCACTCCATAATTCCTCTACATAATGCTTTTGTTGTCAACATTGGTGATACATTCATG GCTCTTTCAAATGGAATATTCAAGAGTTGCTTGCATAGAGCAGTGGTAAACAGCACCAGTGTGAGAAAATCTCTTGCTTTCTTTCTGTGTCCAAACAAGGAGAAGGTTGTAATCCCTCCCAGAAGTTTGGTCAATTCCCCAAATCCAAGATTGTATCCGGATTTTACATGGCCTACATTGCTTGAATTTACCCAAAAGCATTACCGGGCAGACATGACAACCTTGATAGCTTTCAGCGACTGGATTAATAGACAGGATCAAATGAAATCGGTTctataa